The Impatiens glandulifera chromosome 8, dImpGla2.1, whole genome shotgun sequence genome includes a window with the following:
- the LOC124911240 gene encoding CBL-interacting serine/threonine-protein kinase 12-like yields MANNNVPKTMMKKETSQGLLLGRYEIGKLLGHGTFSKVYYAKNVINNESVAIKVIDKEMILKSGLIAHIKREISILRLVRHPNIVQLFEVMATKTKIYFVMEYVKGGELFKKVAKGRLKEDVARKYFQQLISAVGFCHNRGVYHRDLKPENLLLDEEGDLKVSDFGLSCVSDQNRQDGLFHTFCGTPAYVAPEVLARKGYDPAKVDIWSCGVVLFVLMAGYLPFHDMNIMVMYKKIYRGEFRCPRWFSPELTRFLRRLLDINPVTRITIPEIMNNKWFKKGFKHIKFYIEDDKLCNVNEGESESLSDQSVSESDTEMEPRRRVGNLPRPASLNAFDLISFSPGFDLSGLFEEGGGEGERFISGAPVAKIISKLEEIAKVVSFAVRTKDCRVSLEGSRQGRKGNGPLTIAAEIFELTPELRVVEVKKKGGDKGEYDDFCNRELKPGLLNLKDDHEEHELNSSSIRHVYSSPNFRVLDDDDDDDGGSSHLII; encoded by the coding sequence ATGGCGAATAACAACGTACCAAAGACGATGATGAAGAAGGAAACATCTCAAGGATTACTCCTCGGTCGATACGAGATCGGCAAACTTCTCGGCCATGGAACCTTTTCCAAAGTTTACTATGCTAAAAACGTAATCAACAACGAAAGTGTCGCTATTAAAGTAATCGACAAAGAAATGATCCTCAAATCCGGTTTAATCGCTCATATCAAACGCGAGATCTCAATTCTCCGTCTCGTACGTCATCCAAACATTGTTCAATTATTCGAAGTTATGGCAACAAAAACTAAGATTTACTTTGTAATGGAGTATGTTAAAGGCGGTGAACTTTTCAAAAAAGTAGCTAAAGGTAGATTGAAGGAAGATGTTGCTCGTAAGTATTTCCAGCAGTTGATTTCCGCAGTTGGGTTCTGTCATAATCGCGGCGTTTATCATCGCGATCTGAAACCGGAGAATCTTCTTCTCGATGAGGAAGGCGATTTGAAGGTATCTGATTTCGGTTTAAGCTGTGTTTCTGATCAGAATAGACAGGATGGATTGTTTCATACGTTTTGTGGTACTCCGGCTTATGTTGCACCGGAAGTTCTTGCTAGAAAAGGATATGATCCTGCTAAGGTAGATATTTGGTCTTGTggggttgttttgtttgttcttatGGCTGGTTATTTACCTTTTCATGATATGAATATTATGGTCATGTATAAGAAGATTTACAGAGGGGAATTTCGTTGCCCTAGATGGTTTTCACCTGAATTAACTCGATTTCTTAGGAGATTACTTGATATAAACCCTGTAACTAGAATCACAATTCCGGAGATTATGAACAATAAGTGGTTCAAGAAAGGATTCAAGCATATCAAATTCTATATAGAAGATGATAAATTGTGTAATGTTAATGAAGGTGAGTCTGAATCATTATCTGATCAATCGGTTTCAGAATCAGATACTGAAATGGAACCAAGGAGAAGGGTTGGCAATTTGCCAAGGCCGGCAAGCTTGAACGCGTTTGATCTTATATCTTTCTCCCCTGGTTTTGATTTGTCTGGATTGTTCGAGGAAGGTGGAGGGGAAGGGGAGAGGTTTATATCTGGCGCACCGGTTGCTAAGATTATATCGAAATTGGAAGAGATTGCGAAGGTGGTGAGTTTTGCAGTTAGAACAAAGGATTGTAGAGTGAGTTTGGAAGGGTCTAGACAAGGAAGGAAAGGGAATGGTCCATTGACAATTGCTGCTGAGATATTTGAGTTAACGCCTGAATTGAGAGTTGTGGAGGTGAAGAAGAAAGGAGGAGATAAAGGAGAGTATGATGATTTCTGTAATAGAGAATTGAAGCCTGGTTTGCTTAACCTTAAggatgatcatgaagaacatgAATTGAATTCTTCTTCTATTCGTCATGTCTATTCTTCTCCAAATTTCCGGGttttggatgatgatgatgatgatgatggaggATCATCCCATTTGATAATCTGA